A single Nitrospiria bacterium DNA region contains:
- a CDS encoding tetratricopeptide repeat protein has product MSEPAANRTGLLLIAALGLAVVLFTGMIAWSLLFPTPEARSTGSLRKGALSNPGPLPPGDEPPLYASTKPESPKAGAISDPDILTVQLNNEGLAHYNREEYSEAADLFAKAYERAPENRAIQRNLALAKGNMAWKQLDGRRYPDALQNFQAAIRLDADEPDFFVGEGLAYYRLNDPDRAVETLKQAIRLDPKVPNAYKIIGDIYDQRDEIEMAIGYYEKGLDLDPSDQALRQHLSQVRREARVQGSFQQQASLAFTVKFEGREREEAARQVLSDLEGAYRDLGQALSYYPEEPITVILYTDQQFQDVTRSASWTKGIYDGKIRVPMDGAEQNPDLLRKVLYHEYTHAVVHGISRGLDIPTWLNEGLAVYFESGGASPREQLLARQVRSGTPLVPLSALHGSFQRLTDAQASLAYAESYAAVKALVDRYGLFRVGQLLEDLGRQKNFAEAFSDRFMISYEAFQSDWQETVAGATP; this is encoded by the coding sequence ATGAGCGAACCTGCAGCCAACAGGACCGGCCTCCTTCTGATCGCGGCACTCGGGCTGGCCGTCGTCCTTTTTACGGGGATGATTGCCTGGTCGCTCCTCTTCCCGACTCCGGAGGCCCGATCAACCGGATCCCTTCGAAAGGGGGCTCTTTCGAACCCCGGGCCCCTTCCCCCGGGGGACGAACCGCCGCTTTACGCCTCGACCAAACCGGAATCCCCGAAAGCGGGGGCGATCTCGGATCCCGATATCCTGACCGTCCAGCTCAACAACGAAGGTCTGGCCCATTACAACCGCGAGGAATATTCCGAGGCCGCCGACCTTTTCGCCAAGGCTTACGAACGGGCGCCCGAAAACCGGGCGATCCAGCGGAATCTCGCCCTAGCCAAAGGGAACATGGCCTGGAAGCAGCTCGACGGCCGGCGGTATCCGGACGCCCTGCAGAATTTCCAGGCCGCCATCCGGCTCGACGCCGATGAGCCGGACTTCTTCGTGGGCGAGGGGCTGGCCTATTACCGACTGAACGATCCCGATCGGGCCGTGGAAACCTTGAAACAAGCGATCCGCTTGGATCCGAAGGTGCCCAATGCGTATAAGATCATCGGTGACATCTACGATCAACGGGATGAAATCGAAATGGCGATCGGCTATTATGAAAAGGGGCTCGATCTGGACCCGTCCGATCAGGCCCTCCGTCAGCACCTGTCCCAGGTCCGCCGGGAAGCCAGGGTTCAGGGCAGTTTCCAACAACAGGCCTCCCTGGCCTTTACGGTCAAATTCGAGGGACGGGAGAGGGAGGAGGCGGCCCGGCAGGTTCTCAGCGATCTGGAAGGAGCCTATCGCGATCTCGGACAGGCCTTGTCGTATTATCCCGAGGAGCCCATCACGGTGATCCTCTATACCGACCAGCAGTTTCAGGATGTGACCCGCAGCGCTTCCTGGACCAAAGGGATCTACGATGGAAAGATCCGCGTCCCGATGGACGGCGCCGAGCAAAATCCGGATTTGCTCAGGAAGGTCCTGTATCATGAGTATACGCATGCCGTCGTCCACGGAATCAGCCGCGGCCTGGACATTCCGACATGGCTCAACGAGGGCCTGGCGGTTTATTTCGAGAGCGGGGGCGCTTCCCCCCGCGAGCAGCTCCTGGCCCGGCAAGTCCGGTCCGGAACGCCGCTCGTTCCGCTCTCGGCCCTGCACGGGAGCTTCCAGAGGCTGACCGACGCCCAGGCCTCGCTTGCCTACGCCGAAAGCTACGCGGCCGTCAAGGCGCTGGTGGACCGATACGGCCTGTTCCGTGTCGGACAGCTTTTGGAAGACCTCGGACGGCAGAAAAATTTCGCGGAGGCCTTTTCGGACCGGTTCATGATTTCCTATGAAGCGTTTCAGTCGGACTGGCAGGAAACCGTCGCGGGAGCGACCCCATGA
- a CDS encoding sigma-54 dependent transcriptional regulator, with translation MAKTILIVDDETSILTTLAGVLKDEGYRVLTAQSGTEALRLIKDDPPSLVLLDIWMPDMDGIETLTQIKKVSPLILVVIMSGHGSIETAVKATKLGAYDFIEKPLSLDKVTLLVHHALYQQHLEAENLNLKRTVERRFVMVGESPSIRKLRETIKVAGASNSRVLISGENGTGKELVARAIHFHSSRANQPFVEINCAAIPEPLIESELFGHEKGAFTGALAMKQGRFELAHGATLFLDEIGDMGLPTQAKLLRVLQEQRFTRVGGTRVIEVDVRVIAASNKNLQEEIKKGAFRDDLYYRLNVIPLHVPPLRERKEDIPLLVDHFLRELSAEQGLRPKAMTDEAMTLLTRYDWPGNVRELKNLVERLVILSPDSRITEDEAANALADHIPVDALKTPGDSGPRSLREARADFEKRLILQRLRENQWNISKTAEDLKIERTHLHRKIKLLGIQEDGRD, from the coding sequence ATGGCCAAAACCATCCTGATCGTCGACGATGAAACGAGCATCCTGACCACCCTCGCGGGGGTCTTGAAGGACGAGGGCTATCGGGTCCTGACGGCGCAGAGCGGAACGGAGGCCCTGAGGCTGATCAAGGACGATCCCCCGTCGCTGGTCCTTTTGGACATCTGGATGCCGGACATGGACGGGATCGAGACGCTCACCCAGATTAAAAAGGTTTCCCCCCTTATCCTGGTCGTGATCATGTCCGGCCACGGCTCGATCGAGACGGCGGTGAAGGCCACCAAGCTGGGGGCCTACGACTTTATCGAAAAGCCCCTTTCGCTGGACAAGGTCACCCTGCTGGTTCATCACGCCCTCTACCAGCAGCACCTGGAGGCCGAGAACCTCAATCTCAAACGGACCGTCGAACGGCGCTTTGTGATGGTGGGCGAGAGCCCGTCGATCCGGAAGCTCCGGGAGACGATCAAAGTGGCCGGCGCCTCGAACAGCCGCGTCCTGATCTCCGGGGAGAACGGCACCGGAAAGGAGCTGGTGGCCCGTGCGATCCATTTCCACAGCAGCCGGGCCAACCAGCCGTTCGTCGAGATTAATTGCGCCGCCATCCCCGAACCGCTGATCGAATCCGAGCTTTTCGGCCACGAGAAGGGCGCCTTCACCGGGGCTTTGGCGATGAAACAGGGCCGCTTCGAGCTGGCCCACGGCGCCACGCTGTTCCTGGACGAGATCGGGGACATGGGCCTGCCCACGCAGGCCAAGCTGCTTCGCGTGCTTCAGGAGCAACGGTTCACCCGCGTGGGCGGCACGCGGGTCATCGAGGTGGACGTCCGCGTGATCGCGGCCTCGAACAAAAACCTCCAGGAGGAAATTAAAAAAGGCGCGTTCCGGGACGATCTCTATTACCGACTGAACGTCATCCCGTTGCACGTGCCCCCGCTTCGCGAGCGGAAGGAGGACATCCCCCTGCTGGTGGACCATTTCCTCCGGGAGCTTTCCGCCGAGCAGGGACTGAGGCCCAAGGCCATGACGGACGAGGCGATGACCCTGCTCACGCGATACGACTGGCCCGGAAACGTCCGCGAGCTGAAGAATCTAGTGGAACGGCTGGTGATTCTGTCGCCCGATTCCCGGATTACGGAAGACGAGGCGGCCAATGCGCTCGCCGATCACATTCCGGTCGACGCCCTCAAAACGCCGGGCGACTCCGGCCCCCGTTCGCTGCGCGAGGCCCGGGCCGATTTCGAAAAGCGATTGATCCTGCAACGGCTCCGGGAGAACCAGTGGAACATCTCCAAGACAGCCGAGGATCTCAAGATCGAGCGGACCCACCTCCATCGAAAGATCAAGCTTCTGGGCATTCAGGAAGACGGCCGGGATTGA
- a CDS encoding choice-of-anchor X domain-containing protein translates to MGNSIALAAFSLVMLSFSSAAGQGTGPLISDLRVEPSSGAPGSSYTVSLRIDRPRDPKEIVPTLNEIRENMEKIEVAIHDDGLDGDAVKGDGRYTGRITVPQTASQQTHRFRVYIHDAAGRTSNVLEYEFTVLKDASA, encoded by the coding sequence TTGGGAAATTCGATCGCCCTTGCGGCATTTTCCCTGGTGATGCTTTCATTCTCTTCGGCGGCCGGGCAGGGTACCGGGCCGCTGATTTCGGACCTCCGGGTCGAACCCTCCTCCGGCGCTCCCGGTTCGTCGTACACCGTCTCGCTTCGCATCGATCGCCCGCGCGACCCGAAAGAGATCGTTCCGACCCTGAATGAGATCCGGGAAAACATGGAGAAGATCGAGGTGGCGATTCATGACGACGGTCTGGACGGCGACGCGGTGAAAGGAGACGGCCGTTATACGGGTCGAATCACCGTCCCCCAGACGGCCTCGCAGCAAACCCATCGCTTCAGGGTCTACATCCACGATGCGGCCGGTCGAACCAGCAACGTCCTGGAATACGAGTTCACCGTCCTGAAGGATGCGTCCGCTTGA
- a CDS encoding DUF4390 domain-containing protein: MTGGRNRKALHYCAGVLAVVLITLAGTPRPAVAGEERIAGLTASVIDNGTLTVTADLIRWYNRNLQEDLNNGIPKDLYYYILLKKRQPGWFDEEVFSKTIKHTIKYDVLKKQYSITTRTDGEITQKTVQSFEEMAPLISRIDHVKIITPGQLKTRHTYYVSVKAEMRATNVPFYLEYILFFIPALELDTPWADSAPFYSLGRTP; the protein is encoded by the coding sequence ATGACCGGCGGTCGGAATCGAAAGGCGCTTCATTATTGCGCCGGCGTCCTGGCCGTCGTCCTTATTACCCTGGCCGGGACCCCCCGCCCTGCCGTCGCCGGCGAGGAGCGCATCGCCGGGTTGACCGCCTCCGTGATCGACAACGGAACCTTGACCGTGACGGCCGATCTGATCCGTTGGTACAACCGAAACCTTCAGGAGGACCTCAACAACGGAATTCCGAAGGATCTGTATTACTACATCCTCCTGAAAAAGCGCCAGCCTGGCTGGTTTGACGAGGAAGTCTTCTCCAAGACGATCAAGCACACCATCAAATACGATGTTCTAAAAAAGCAGTATTCGATCACGACCCGGACGGACGGGGAAATCACCCAGAAAACCGTCCAATCCTTTGAGGAAATGGCCCCATTGATCTCCCGGATCGATCATGTTAAAATTATAACGCCCGGACAACTGAAAACGCGACATACCTACTACGTCAGCGTCAAAGCCGAGATGCGCGCGACGAATGTCCCGTTCTACCTCGAATACATCCTCTTTTTCATCCCAGCGTTGGAACTGGATACTCCGTGGGCGGACTCGGCGCCCTTCTACTCGCTGGGGAGAACGCCGTAG
- a CDS encoding DNA topoisomerase IV subunit A has translation MAKTKPKNQSPVEKKLIGVADAVITAAGRRQDPTLSIPIRSLSNVKFNPRKGMIEMGRKRQARTFFNVGMAKKFMQTVLVADALAELQRANLTTSLREVYYRTKHTIKDSNENTFDAQTESDPLIEDLEVALEALREELHVRAENAGSIVGPVVFGDDGDRVDCTRLGKGGYSVPSIVEPEYLEIKKCTADFVLLVEKGTQWNRLSEDKFWRRYNCVLLTGNGQPPRGVRRLTRRLHEERRLPVYVLVDNDPWGYYIYSVIKQGSINLAFESNRMAIPKAKFIGLSSSDPDRYGLPRNVGIKLNDKDIGRAKELLAYPWFQKEPWQKEIKRMLSIGLKYELDALANKDFQFLTKRYLPRKLKERDWLD, from the coding sequence ATGGCGAAGACCAAGCCGAAAAATCAGAGCCCGGTTGAAAAGAAATTGATCGGGGTGGCGGATGCGGTGATCACCGCCGCCGGGCGGCGACAGGACCCGACGCTGTCGATCCCCATCCGTTCCCTGTCGAACGTGAAGTTCAATCCCCGGAAGGGGATGATCGAGATGGGCCGGAAAAGGCAGGCCCGCACGTTCTTCAACGTCGGCATGGCGAAGAAATTCATGCAGACGGTCCTGGTGGCCGACGCGCTCGCGGAGCTGCAGCGCGCGAACCTCACCACCTCGTTGAGGGAGGTCTATTACCGGACCAAGCACACGATCAAGGATTCGAACGAGAATACCTTCGACGCCCAGACCGAGTCGGATCCCCTGATCGAGGATTTGGAGGTGGCGCTGGAGGCCCTTCGCGAGGAGCTTCACGTGCGCGCCGAAAACGCCGGGAGCATCGTGGGGCCGGTCGTCTTCGGGGACGACGGCGACCGGGTCGACTGCACCCGGCTGGGGAAGGGCGGTTACTCGGTGCCCTCGATCGTCGAGCCGGAATATCTTGAAATCAAAAAATGCACGGCCGATTTCGTGTTGCTGGTTGAAAAGGGGACGCAGTGGAACCGCCTGTCGGAGGACAAGTTCTGGCGGCGTTACAACTGCGTGCTTCTGACCGGCAACGGCCAGCCGCCCCGGGGGGTGAGGCGCCTGACCCGCCGGCTCCACGAAGAGAGGCGGCTGCCGGTCTACGTGCTGGTGGACAACGATCCCTGGGGCTATTACATCTACTCGGTGATCAAGCAGGGATCGATCAACCTCGCTTTCGAAAGCAACCGCATGGCGATTCCGAAGGCGAAGTTTATTGGATTGTCCAGCTCGGACCCGGATCGCTACGGACTGCCGCGAAACGTCGGGATCAAGCTCAATGATAAGGATATCGGTCGGGCCAAGGAACTCCTCGCCTATCCGTGGTTCCAGAAGGAGCCGTGGCAAAAAGAGATCAAGCGGATGCTCTCGATCGGCCTCAAGTACGAACTGGACGCGCTCGCCAACAAGGATTTTCAATTCCTGACGAAGCGGTATCTGCCACGGAAGTTGAAGGAACGGGACTGGCTGGATTAA
- a CDS encoding DNA topoisomerase VI subunit B — TPKSKSNAAVPKTAPPPAVKVPKPAPTVSAVEMGARQREISVSEFFTKNRHLLGFDSPRKSLLTCVKEAVDNSLDASEEAGILPEVTVKLETVPVNGETPAPSQATRFRVTVVDYGPGIVREQIPPIFAKLLYGSKFHRLRMSRGQQGIGISAAGMYAQLTTGKPVRIISRTGPKKPAHYFEVQIDTKKNEPRILEKKQVEWEPHRGTQVTLEIEGRYQKGRASVDEYLELTSIANPHVHLVYQTPEGETKDYPRTYPQLPTPPREIKPHPYGIEFGMFLKMLHDTRSHWMSGFLAGDFSRISSTLAEEICRNAKIPPHTRPRDLRGDRAEALYKVLQSTKIMAPPSNCLSPIGEKAILTGLYRQIKGEFYTAVSRPTAVYRGNPFAIEAGLAYGRGPEEAAKKTEEAEAPRAPLAEGEEREGDEELARVIRYANRVPLLYQQSACATFKAVLDTNWRNYGVAQSKGALPAGPMAIFVHMASVWVPFTSESKEAIADYDEIRKEIRLALQECGRRLGVFLRRRERAKSEFRRRNIFELYIEEVAEACGRLKGGKLQVNKLKDQLQNIATKRTGGERTDQALGRTESGPEGLPHSIIVTPEGVEGVPYGEDQAEKSEPG; from the coding sequence CGACCCCGAAGTCGAAATCGAACGCCGCCGTCCCCAAGACCGCGCCCCCGCCGGCCGTGAAAGTCCCGAAGCCGGCCCCGACCGTCTCCGCGGTCGAGATGGGCGCCCGCCAGCGGGAAATCTCCGTCTCGGAATTTTTCACAAAGAACCGCCATCTGCTGGGTTTCGACAGTCCGAGGAAGTCCCTCCTCACCTGCGTGAAGGAGGCGGTGGACAATTCGCTCGACGCCTCCGAGGAGGCCGGAATCCTTCCGGAGGTGACCGTGAAACTGGAGACGGTTCCCGTCAACGGGGAGACCCCCGCCCCGAGCCAGGCCACGCGCTTCCGCGTTACAGTGGTGGATTACGGCCCCGGGATCGTCCGCGAGCAGATCCCGCCGATCTTTGCGAAGCTGTTGTACGGCTCCAAATTCCACCGGCTCCGGATGAGCCGCGGGCAACAGGGGATCGGCATTTCCGCGGCCGGCATGTACGCGCAACTGACAACGGGCAAGCCCGTGCGGATCATCTCCAGGACGGGACCGAAGAAGCCGGCCCATTACTTCGAAGTTCAAATCGATACGAAGAAGAACGAGCCGCGCATTCTGGAGAAAAAACAGGTCGAGTGGGAACCCCACCGCGGTACGCAGGTGACGCTCGAGATCGAGGGGCGCTACCAAAAAGGGCGCGCCTCGGTGGACGAATATCTCGAGCTGACCTCGATCGCCAACCCGCACGTTCATCTGGTCTACCAGACGCCGGAAGGGGAGACGAAGGACTATCCGAGGACCTATCCCCAGCTTCCCACGCCTCCGCGCGAAATCAAACCGCATCCCTACGGCATTGAATTCGGCATGTTCCTCAAGATGCTCCACGACACACGGAGCCACTGGATGTCGGGCTTTCTGGCGGGGGATTTCAGCCGGATTTCTTCGACGCTGGCCGAGGAGATCTGCCGGAACGCGAAGATCCCCCCGCACACGCGGCCACGGGATCTGCGCGGGGATCGGGCCGAGGCCTTGTACAAGGTGCTGCAATCCACCAAGATCATGGCGCCGCCGAGCAACTGCCTTTCGCCCATCGGGGAGAAAGCGATACTGACCGGGCTCTACAGACAGATCAAGGGCGAATTCTACACCGCCGTCAGCCGTCCCACGGCGGTCTATCGCGGCAATCCCTTCGCGATCGAGGCCGGGCTGGCCTACGGCCGCGGGCCGGAAGAGGCCGCGAAGAAAACCGAGGAGGCGGAGGCCCCGCGGGCCCCCCTGGCGGAAGGCGAGGAGCGGGAAGGGGATGAGGAACTGGCCCGCGTGATCCGCTACGCCAACCGCGTCCCGCTGCTCTATCAGCAATCGGCCTGCGCGACGTTCAAGGCCGTCCTGGACACCAACTGGCGAAACTACGGCGTCGCCCAGTCCAAGGGCGCGCTGCCGGCCGGGCCGATGGCGATCTTCGTCCACATGGCCTCCGTATGGGTGCCGTTTACGAGCGAATCGAAGGAGGCCATCGCCGATTACGACGAAATCCGGAAGGAGATCCGCCTGGCCCTTCAGGAATGCGGCCGGCGGCTGGGGGTTTTTCTCCGGAGGCGGGAGCGCGCGAAGAGCGAGTTCCGCCGGCGGAATATCTTCGAACTGTATATCGAAGAGGTCGCGGAGGCCTGCGGCCGCCTCAAGGGAGGCAAGCTCCAGGTGAACAAATTAAAAGACCAGCTCCAGAACATCGCGACGAAGCGAACGGGAGGCGAGCGGACCGATCAGGCGCTGGGCAGGACGGAGAGCGGCCCGGAAGGGCTGCCCCACTCGATCATCGTGACTCCCGAGGGGGTTGAAGGAGTACCCTATGGCGAAGACCAAGCCGAAAAATCAGAGCCCGGTTGA
- a CDS encoding ATP-binding protein, whose amino-acid sequence MTPESQASDTSSDEQRKRSHARPVWITLGFLSLTVTLTVLYFREIETPSFFPGNVLVLTLLELNLILLVLLGLLSSRNLIKHYFERRRKTLGAGFRGKLIAAFVGFALIPTILFLIVSIGQVFSTVENWFSIQVERPLDSALQTARLYYQEQEETARYYSRIIGRQIEEGSFLDPERHSALMEMLKTRRSEYRLQGVEFYPARSDVRPLRIFDSTIPERIFLPPSKDVLRKAMGGEETIEKPTTDLGNLIRAMVPLRASPNSPDPDEIAGVLVVDTLIPRGMATKMDEITKSFEDYKQLKAFKNPIKESYILSFAVIALVILFSATWFGFYLAKSITVPLQKLAEGTEAIAKGNLDFKINVRARDELGLVVQSFNKMTKDLRISKTQLEEANQSLRQSNTELDRRRAYIETVLENISTGVISLDRNGRITTINPAAQKIFLTGGQEITGKLARDAFQALNLTPLLHLLEELENRQMDGIERELHIVVAGKPLTLGVSMARMKDDQDLNVGLVIVTEDLSELIKGQKAAAWQEVAQRIAHEIKNPLTPIQLSAQRLRKKYFEQSPDFKAIVDESTATIINEVAGLKHLVDEFSNFARLPAPMPSPNDLHSILQEVILLYRSAHRDLEFVVSYDSALPVLNIDREQLKRVFVNLFENAVEAMSNRGRIWITTHFDRPRRKASVIIEDEGVGIQAEDIDKLFLPHFSRKKTGSGLGLAIVHRIINDHNGQIRVAPREPKGTSVVIELPTGEPAAA is encoded by the coding sequence GTGACACCCGAATCACAGGCTTCAGACACGTCCTCGGACGAACAGCGAAAGCGCAGTCATGCGCGACCGGTTTGGATCACTCTCGGGTTTTTGAGTCTGACCGTGACCCTGACGGTGCTCTACTTCCGCGAGATCGAGACACCGTCCTTCTTTCCGGGCAACGTGCTGGTCCTGACCCTGCTCGAGCTGAACCTGATCCTCCTCGTCCTGCTGGGACTGTTGTCGTCGCGGAACCTGATCAAACATTATTTTGAACGCCGTCGGAAAACTCTCGGTGCGGGCTTTCGGGGGAAGCTCATCGCCGCCTTCGTCGGATTTGCGCTGATTCCGACGATACTTTTTCTGATCGTCTCCATCGGACAGGTGTTCAGCACCGTCGAGAACTGGTTTTCGATCCAGGTCGAGCGGCCCCTGGACAGCGCCCTTCAAACCGCGCGGCTTTATTACCAGGAGCAGGAGGAAACGGCACGATACTATTCCCGAATCATCGGCCGGCAGATCGAAGAGGGATCGTTTCTGGATCCGGAAAGGCATTCCGCACTCATGGAGATGCTCAAGACCCGCCGGTCGGAATATCGGCTTCAGGGCGTGGAGTTCTACCCCGCCCGGTCCGACGTCCGACCCCTACGGATCTTTGATTCCACGATACCGGAGAGGATTTTCCTTCCGCCCTCGAAAGACGTGCTCAGGAAAGCGATGGGAGGCGAGGAGACGATCGAAAAACCGACCACCGACCTCGGCAACCTGATCCGGGCGATGGTTCCCCTCCGGGCCTCCCCGAACTCCCCGGACCCGGACGAGATCGCCGGCGTTCTGGTGGTCGACACCCTGATCCCGCGGGGTATGGCCACCAAGATGGACGAGATCACAAAATCATTCGAGGACTATAAACAGCTCAAGGCCTTCAAGAACCCGATCAAGGAGAGTTACATCCTTTCCTTCGCCGTGATCGCCCTTGTCATCCTGTTCTCGGCCACCTGGTTCGGGTTCTACCTGGCCAAAAGCATTACCGTCCCCCTGCAAAAGCTGGCCGAGGGAACCGAGGCCATCGCCAAGGGGAACCTCGATTTCAAAATCAACGTCCGCGCGCGGGACGAGCTGGGCCTCGTCGTTCAATCGTTCAACAAGATGACGAAAGACCTCCGGATCAGCAAGACACAGTTGGAGGAGGCCAATCAATCCCTGCGTCAATCCAACACCGAGCTGGACCGGCGCCGGGCCTACATCGAAACCGTCCTCGAAAACATCTCGACGGGCGTGATCTCTCTCGACCGGAACGGTCGGATCACCACGATCAACCCTGCCGCCCAAAAGATCTTCCTAACCGGCGGACAAGAGATCACCGGGAAACTGGCGCGCGATGCCTTCCAGGCCCTGAATCTGACCCCGCTCCTTCACCTGTTGGAGGAGTTGGAAAACCGACAGATGGACGGGATCGAACGGGAACTGCACATCGTGGTGGCGGGAAAACCGCTCACGCTCGGCGTGAGCATGGCCCGAATGAAAGACGATCAGGACCTGAACGTCGGTCTTGTGATCGTGACGGAAGATCTTTCCGAGCTGATCAAGGGGCAGAAAGCGGCGGCCTGGCAAGAGGTGGCCCAGCGAATCGCCCACGAGATCAAGAACCCCCTCACCCCGATCCAGCTTTCGGCCCAGCGGCTGCGCAAAAAATATTTCGAGCAGTCCCCCGATTTCAAGGCCATCGTGGACGAATCGACCGCCACGATCATCAACGAGGTGGCCGGTCTCAAACATCTGGTCGATGAATTCTCCAACTTCGCGAGGCTGCCGGCCCCGATGCCCTCGCCGAACGACCTCCATTCGATTCTCCAGGAGGTGATCCTCCTATACCGTTCCGCGCACCGGGATCTGGAATTCGTGGTTTCCTACGACTCCGCGCTGCCCGTCTTGAACATCGACCGGGAACAGCTCAAACGGGTCTTCGTCAACCTTTTCGAAAACGCGGTGGAGGCGATGTCCAACCGCGGACGGATCTGGATCACGACCCACTTCGACCGTCCCCGCCGCAAGGCCTCCGTGATCATCGAGGACGAGGGGGTCGGCATCCAGGCGGAGGACATCGACAAACTGTTTCTCCCTCACTTCTCGCGGAAGAAAACCGGAAGCGGACTGGGACTGGCCATCGTTCACCGGATCATCAACGACCACAACGGCCAGATCCGGGTCGCCCCCCGCGAGCCGAAGGGGACCAGCGTTGTCATCGAACTTCCCACCGGCGAACCGGCGGCGGCTTAG
- the rlmD gene encoding 23S rRNA (uracil(1939)-C(5))-methyltransferase RlmD: MNSGNFITLTIEKLVDGGAGLGRWEGRAVFVPGVCPGETVRVRIASVKKGYAEARLETILKPSPDRVPPPCPVFGKCGGCQWQHLAYPAQAGAKVEILREDLRRIGKLPDPDILPPRPAPGPFEYRTRIQLKTDFSRSRSVLGFYEERSHRIVPIESCRIAAPPLNRALAVLSSVFSDPAGRLSSLSDVHLHFAGGTGELQACYFAEDELPDRLERLFTAFEEGAPNVVSQVYYSRTGRRRVRGRDYLIDRFKDVPFRISDRSFSQVHWEQIPALIETVETFAALTGRESVLELYCGIGTFGIFLAREASALAGFDENVIAVEDANYNARQQGLPNALFIAKPIEQAVLDLIGEGKMFERIILDPPREGVGRETLESLTRLNPSRIVYVSCDPATLARDLKILTDGGYRPGRIQPIDLFPQTAHLETVAELIRPR; encoded by the coding sequence TTGAACTCCGGCAATTTCATCACGCTCACGATCGAAAAGCTGGTGGACGGAGGCGCCGGACTGGGCCGCTGGGAAGGGCGCGCGGTCTTCGTGCCGGGGGTCTGTCCCGGCGAAACGGTCCGGGTCCGGATCGCCTCGGTGAAGAAAGGCTACGCCGAGGCCCGCCTGGAAACGATCCTCAAGCCCTCCCCCGACCGCGTCCCGCCGCCCTGCCCGGTGTTCGGAAAATGCGGCGGCTGTCAGTGGCAGCACCTCGCCTACCCGGCCCAAGCGGGGGCCAAGGTCGAGATCCTCCGTGAAGATCTGCGACGGATCGGAAAACTCCCGGACCCGGATATCCTCCCGCCCCGGCCCGCGCCCGGCCCGTTTGAATACCGGACGCGTATCCAGCTCAAGACGGATTTCTCGCGAAGCCGGTCCGTCCTGGGGTTCTACGAAGAGCGTTCGCACCGGATCGTGCCGATCGAATCCTGTCGCATCGCGGCCCCGCCCCTGAACCGGGCCCTGGCCGTCTTGAGTTCCGTCTTCTCCGATCCGGCCGGCCGTCTCTCGTCTTTGTCCGACGTCCATCTCCATTTCGCGGGCGGGACCGGGGAATTGCAGGCCTGTTATTTCGCGGAAGACGAGCTTCCGGATCGTCTGGAAAGGCTGTTCACGGCGTTCGAAGAGGGCGCCCCGAACGTGGTCAGCCAGGTGTATTACAGCCGCACGGGCCGCCGCCGGGTCCGCGGCCGGGATTACTTAATCGATCGGTTTAAGGATGTCCCGTTTCGGATCAGCGATCGTTCCTTTTCGCAGGTCCATTGGGAGCAGATCCCCGCCTTGATCGAGACGGTCGAGACCTTCGCCGCACTGACCGGAAGGGAATCGGTCCTGGAGCTGTACTGCGGGATCGGCACCTTTGGAATTTTTCTGGCGCGGGAGGCCTCGGCCCTGGCCGGGTTTGACGAGAACGTGATCGCGGTCGAGGACGCCAACTACAACGCGCGGCAACAGGGATTGCCGAACGCCCTATTCATCGCCAAGCCGATTGAACAGGCCGTGCTGGATCTGATCGGGGAAGGGAAAATGTTCGAGCGGATTATCCTCGATCCCCCGCGCGAGGGCGTCGGCCGGGAAACGCTGGAGTCGCTGACCCGCCTCAATCCGTCGCGGATCGTCTACGTCTCGTGCGATCCGGCGACCCTGGCCCGTGACTTGAAAATCCTGACCGACGGCGGCTACCGCCCCGGCCGCATCCAGCCGATCGACCTTTTCCCGCAGACCGCGCATCTCGAAACGGTCGCGGAGCTGATCAGGCCCCGGTAG